The proteins below are encoded in one region of Fibrella aestuarina BUZ 2:
- a CDS encoding alpha/beta hydrolase family protein: MHCTRFLVYLFLLACLTPTVGWSQTGADSFVVGDLLPDAPELAARGPHSVGVRSLTLTHADQLDVLHTKDGQTPRYNRVLPVEIWYPARIPARKTERVVYDQVMGSSNDPKRPLIPFTFDGRALRDAEVDRGDKAYPLVIVSHGYLGSRLLLTYLTENLASKGYVVVAIDHAESTFRDAGGFPSTLLNRSLDDLFVLNEMARLSAKGSKSFLSGLLDANNTGLIGYSMGGYGALNVAGAGYSAQAAKLFTQLSGGSTALDSRTMASPDYKATIDPRIRAVVAFAPWGMERGVWDADGLAGLRTPTFFVAGSKDDVSGYEKGIKAIYDGAVNADRYLLTYLNARHNVAPNPPPAASLKPGLHFDEYYRYAEPAWNERRINNINQHFVTAFLGMHLKQLDYASFLDVPQEANEKPWKGFKPRSCVGLEMRHNKP; encoded by the coding sequence ATGCACTGCACTCGTTTCCTTGTTTACCTGTTTCTTCTCGCTTGCCTTACCCCCACTGTCGGCTGGTCACAGACGGGCGCCGATTCATTTGTCGTCGGCGATCTCCTGCCCGACGCGCCCGAACTCGCCGCCCGGGGGCCGCATAGCGTGGGCGTTCGCTCCCTGACGCTCACCCACGCCGATCAACTCGACGTATTACACACCAAAGACGGCCAAACGCCGCGCTACAACCGCGTGCTACCTGTCGAAATCTGGTACCCGGCCCGGATTCCGGCGAGAAAAACCGAGCGCGTTGTTTATGACCAGGTGATGGGCAGTTCCAACGATCCAAAACGTCCGCTCATTCCCTTTACGTTCGACGGCCGGGCCCTGCGCGACGCCGAGGTTGATCGGGGGGATAAGGCCTACCCGCTCGTGATCGTGTCGCACGGCTACCTGGGGTCGCGGCTGTTGCTGACGTACCTGACCGAAAACCTCGCTTCCAAAGGCTACGTGGTGGTCGCCATCGACCATGCCGAATCGACGTTTCGGGATGCGGGCGGGTTTCCGAGCACGCTGCTCAACCGCTCCCTCGACGACCTGTTTGTGCTGAACGAAATGGCCCGCCTGAGTGCCAAAGGCAGTAAGTCCTTCCTGTCGGGCCTGCTCGACGCCAATAATACGGGCCTGATTGGATACTCAATGGGCGGCTACGGGGCTCTCAACGTAGCCGGGGCGGGCTACAGCGCGCAGGCGGCCAAACTGTTTACTCAGCTATCGGGCGGCAGCACGGCCCTTGATAGCCGCACCATGGCCTCCCCCGACTACAAAGCAACCATCGATCCGCGCATCCGGGCCGTCGTGGCGTTTGCCCCCTGGGGCATGGAGCGCGGCGTCTGGGATGCCGACGGACTGGCGGGCCTCAGGACCCCCACTTTTTTTGTCGCGGGTAGTAAAGACGACGTCTCAGGCTACGAAAAAGGCATCAAAGCCATTTACGACGGGGCCGTCAACGCCGACCGCTACCTGCTCACGTACCTGAATGCCCGGCACAACGTGGCCCCCAACCCGCCGCCCGCCGCCTCGCTGAAACCTGGCCTGCATTTCGACGAGTATTACCGCTACGCCGAACCCGCCTGGAACGAACGGCGCATCAACAACATCAATCAACACTTCGTCACGGCCTTTCTGGGCATGCACCTGAAACAACTCGATTACGCCTCTTTTCTCGACGTTCCGCAGGAAGCCAATGAAAAACCGTGGAAAGGTTTCAAACCCCGCTCGTGTGTAGGGTTAGAAATGAGGCATAACAAGCCTTAG
- a CDS encoding sugar phosphate isomerase/epimerase family protein yields MSQLPASRRSFLKTVSASIPLVTTAGIHPVAAPKPDPVRLSCNLYSFNEPLVNKTMTLEQVLTFCAETGFAAVDPTGYYFPGYPALPDDSYTYLIKRKAFRLGLDISGTGVRNDFTLPDPTRRKAEIDLVRRWIGFAAKLGAPVLRIFSGKNVPEGHSRPEVARWVVDAIGECCRYAAQEGVMLVLQNHADFIETADQLLDILKQVQSDWLAVNLDIGSFKIGDPYAQIAQVAPFAVTWQLKENLFVDGREVETDLTRIVRIVRESGYRGYLPIETLGKGDPRQKVPVFYEKVRRALQG; encoded by the coding sequence ATGAGCCAGCTTCCTGCTTCCCGGCGTTCGTTTCTCAAAACGGTTTCGGCCAGCATCCCGTTGGTCACGACGGCGGGCATCCATCCGGTAGCGGCACCCAAACCCGACCCGGTTCGGCTCAGTTGCAACCTGTATTCGTTTAACGAACCGCTGGTCAACAAAACCATGACGCTCGAACAGGTGCTGACGTTCTGTGCCGAGACGGGCTTTGCGGCGGTCGACCCAACAGGCTATTATTTTCCCGGCTACCCGGCCCTGCCCGACGACAGCTATACGTACCTGATCAAACGAAAGGCATTCCGGCTGGGACTCGACATCAGCGGCACGGGCGTGCGAAACGATTTCACGCTACCCGACCCCACCCGCCGCAAGGCTGAAATCGACCTCGTCAGGCGCTGGATTGGCTTCGCGGCGAAGCTGGGGGCGCCCGTACTCCGCATTTTTTCGGGGAAGAACGTACCTGAAGGCCACAGCCGCCCCGAGGTGGCCCGCTGGGTCGTCGATGCCATTGGCGAATGCTGCCGCTATGCGGCGCAGGAGGGGGTGATGCTCGTGCTGCAAAACCACGCCGACTTCATCGAAACCGCCGATCAACTGCTCGACATTTTGAAGCAGGTGCAATCTGACTGGCTGGCCGTCAACCTCGACATCGGCAGCTTCAAGATTGGCGACCCTTACGCGCAGATTGCGCAGGTAGCCCCGTTCGCCGTGACGTGGCAGCTGAAAGAAAACCTGTTTGTCGATGGCCGGGAAGTCGAAACCGACCTGACCCGTATCGTCCGTATTGTGCGCGAATCGGGCTATCGGGGCTATCTGCCCATCGAGACGCTCGGCAAAGGCGATCCCCGCCAGAAAGTGCCGGTCTTCTACGAAAAGGTGCGGCGCGCCCTACAGGGCTAA
- a CDS encoding DUF3820 family protein, giving the protein MAEEAPLGNPQVLVDLLTYQMPFGKYKGQRLRELPMAYLEWFAQKGFPPGKLGTLLQTLYEIRLNGLDYLLTELERIRR; this is encoded by the coding sequence ATGGCCGAAGAAGCACCGTTGGGCAATCCGCAGGTATTAGTCGATTTACTGACGTACCAGATGCCGTTTGGCAAATACAAAGGGCAGCGGCTGCGGGAGTTACCGATGGCGTATCTGGAATGGTTTGCCCAGAAAGGCTTTCCGCCGGGCAAGCTGGGTACGTTGCTACAAACGCTCTACGAAATCCGGCTGAACGGACTCGATTACCTGCTGACCGAACTGGAACGGATTCGGCGGTAA
- a CDS encoding dihydrofolate reductase family protein — MPALTLSVYIATSLDGFIARPNGAIDWLTDPAFTIPDEDFGYQSFIDSIDALVMGRGTYEKVATFPEWPYPKRVFVLSHTLTNVPDALVDKVELLSLSPRELVTYLAGRGYRHIYLDGGQTIQQFLREGLVDELTLTRVPVLLGEGIPLFGNTGPDIALQHLRTTTYPNGFVQSVYKRA, encoded by the coding sequence ATGCCCGCGCTTACACTATCCGTTTACATCGCTACCAGCCTCGATGGGTTCATTGCCCGGCCCAACGGCGCCATCGACTGGCTGACCGATCCGGCGTTTACGATCCCGGACGAAGATTTTGGCTATCAGTCGTTTATCGACAGCATCGACGCGCTGGTGATGGGGCGTGGCACCTACGAGAAAGTGGCGACCTTCCCCGAATGGCCGTACCCAAAGCGCGTATTCGTGCTGAGCCACACACTCACCAACGTACCCGACGCCCTAGTCGACAAAGTCGAACTGCTGTCGCTCTCGCCGCGGGAGCTGGTAACGTACCTGGCCGGGCGCGGCTATCGGCACATCTACCTCGACGGCGGGCAGACCATCCAGCAGTTTTTGCGCGAGGGGCTGGTCGATGAACTGACCCTCACGCGCGTCCCCGTTCTGCTGGGCGAAGGCATTCCGTTATTCGGGAATACCGGCCCCGATATTGCGCTCCAACACCTGCGGACGACAACGTACCCAAACGGTTTTGTGCAGAGCGTCTATAAACGAGCATAA
- a CDS encoding Gfo/Idh/MocA family protein encodes MKNEDNSQSANSRRTFLKTLGAAAATAPAALSGTAAAAPTTQYLNLVKSHASTAANSKVRMALIGTGGMGIGDMQTALMVDGVEMVAACDLYDGRLRRAKELWGDGLTVTKDYRTLLDRPDIDAVINATTDHWHEKISSDAMRKGKHVYCEKPMVQKVDDGHTLIKVSNETGKVFQVGSQFASSIIISKAKELLKAGDIGELVFVEAIYDRHSAMGAWQYSIPPDASPQTVDWDTYLGSAPKRPWDPLRFFRWRNYQDYGTGIAGDLYVHLLTTLHTITGSLGPNRVYSSGGTRYWKDGRDVPDIQLSIYDYPKTDQHPEFNLTTRSNFVDGGGGNYLVRLVGTEGDLSIGWDSLTIHRNKFPKAPGMSIDNFPKDQKELFVAEYNKMYPSKPEMEGPKEFKYQVPKDYKGDRYEHFVNFFSSVRDKKPNIEDATFGLRACGPTQCGNMSYFQKKVVSWDPVKMKIGNAV; translated from the coding sequence ATGAAAAACGAAGACAACTCCCAATCAGCCAACTCCCGCCGGACGTTTCTGAAAACCCTCGGCGCGGCGGCAGCGACCGCACCCGCCGCCCTGTCGGGCACCGCCGCGGCCGCCCCCACCACCCAATACCTCAACCTGGTAAAGAGCCACGCGAGCACGGCCGCCAACAGCAAAGTGCGGATGGCGCTGATCGGCACCGGTGGCATGGGCATCGGCGATATGCAAACGGCCCTGATGGTCGACGGGGTCGAGATGGTCGCGGCCTGCGATCTGTACGACGGTCGCCTGCGCCGGGCCAAAGAACTGTGGGGCGACGGCCTCACCGTCACCAAAGATTACCGCACCCTGCTCGACCGCCCGGATATCGACGCCGTCATCAACGCCACGACCGACCATTGGCACGAGAAAATTTCAAGCGACGCCATGCGCAAGGGCAAGCATGTCTACTGCGAGAAACCAATGGTCCAGAAAGTCGACGACGGCCACACGCTGATTAAAGTCTCGAACGAAACGGGTAAGGTGTTTCAGGTGGGTAGCCAGTTTGCGTCGTCGATCATCATCAGCAAAGCCAAAGAACTGCTGAAGGCGGGCGACATCGGCGAGTTGGTCTTCGTGGAGGCCATCTACGACCGCCATAGTGCCATGGGCGCCTGGCAATATTCGATTCCGCCCGATGCCTCGCCCCAAACCGTCGACTGGGATACGTACCTGGGCAGCGCCCCCAAACGCCCCTGGGACCCGCTGCGGTTCTTCCGCTGGCGCAATTATCAGGACTACGGCACGGGCATCGCCGGCGATCTGTATGTCCACCTGCTCACTACGCTGCACACCATCACCGGCTCGCTCGGCCCCAATCGGGTGTATTCGAGCGGCGGCACGCGTTACTGGAAAGATGGCCGCGATGTACCTGATATTCAATTGAGTATCTACGACTACCCCAAAACCGATCAGCACCCCGAGTTCAACCTCACCACGCGCTCCAACTTCGTGGATGGCGGCGGCGGCAACTACCTTGTGCGGCTCGTGGGCACCGAAGGTGACCTGTCGATCGGCTGGGATAGCCTGACGATACACCGCAACAAATTCCCGAAAGCACCGGGCATGTCGATCGACAATTTCCCGAAAGATCAGAAAGAACTGTTCGTGGCCGAGTATAACAAGATGTACCCCAGCAAGCCCGAAATGGAAGGGCCGAAGGAGTTTAAATACCAGGTGCCGAAAGATTACAAGGGCGACCGCTATGAGCACTTCGTCAATTTCTTCAGTTCGGTGCGCGACAAGAAGCCCAACATCGAAGACGCCACGTTTGGCCTGCGCGCCTGTGGCCCCACTCAGTGTGGCAACATGAGCTATTTCCAGAAGAAAGTCGTGAGCTGGGATCCCGTCAAGATGAAAATCGGCAACGCGGTCTAA
- a CDS encoding FUSC family protein: protein MLKQLLEFKQSDRTWPIPVLAGLSVGIPILVGYFTNALPGGKLASMAGLVILYIPSVGAGTVRRLITLMACSFGMMVCFSLGSLFSFNPLIAPLLLGLLAFCVHIAVYYLKMTRPPGNFFFIMIASIAICMPFRLEAIPTNIGFVGIGTMISFGLTLLYSLLVLKNQPRLSETLTMPKSKYVNLVESVTFGSMVGLSLLAANLLKLPNPYWVPMSCAAVMQGVSTRHIWQRSVQRIVGTFIGLGLTWLILLLHPPALILCLSIIGLQLIVEFLIVRNYGLAVIFVTVLTIFLAESGSSLTVDPTTLIAARFIDIVLGSLIGGIGGWMLYNERLRRKAARHLRRTRLLLGVRK from the coding sequence ATGCTGAAGCAGCTTCTGGAATTTAAACAGTCCGACCGAACCTGGCCGATTCCGGTGTTGGCCGGGCTGAGCGTCGGCATCCCCATTTTGGTAGGCTATTTTACCAACGCACTGCCGGGCGGCAAACTCGCTTCAATGGCCGGGCTGGTCATTCTGTACATTCCGTCGGTCGGGGCGGGCACCGTCAGGCGGCTCATCACGCTGATGGCCTGCTCGTTCGGGATGATGGTCTGTTTCTCGCTGGGTAGCCTCTTCAGCTTCAACCCGCTTATCGCGCCGTTACTGCTCGGACTACTGGCGTTCTGCGTGCACATCGCGGTGTATTACCTGAAAATGACGCGCCCGCCCGGCAATTTCTTTTTCATCATGATTGCCTCGATCGCCATTTGCATGCCGTTCAGGCTGGAGGCGATTCCCACAAACATCGGCTTCGTCGGCATCGGCACCATGATCTCGTTCGGGCTGACGCTGCTCTACAGCCTGCTCGTCCTCAAGAATCAGCCGCGCCTGAGCGAAACCCTCACCATGCCCAAAAGCAAGTATGTCAACCTGGTGGAGTCGGTCACGTTTGGGAGCATGGTCGGGCTATCGCTGCTCGCGGCCAACCTGCTGAAGCTGCCTAACCCCTACTGGGTGCCCATGTCGTGCGCCGCCGTGATGCAGGGCGTCAGCACCCGCCACATCTGGCAACGCAGCGTACAGCGCATCGTCGGGACGTTTATCGGCTTGGGCCTGACGTGGCTCATCCTGCTGTTGCATCCCCCGGCGCTGATCCTCTGCCTGAGCATCATCGGGCTGCAACTGATCGTCGAATTCCTGATCGTTCGAAACTACGGCCTGGCGGTCATTTTCGTGACCGTGCTCACCATTTTTCTGGCCGAGTCGGGCAGCTCGCTCACCGTCGACCCCACCACGCTCATCGCCGCCCGCTTCATCGACATCGTGCTGGGCAGCCTCATCGGGGGTATTGGCGGCTGGATGCTGTATAACGAACGCCTGCGGCGCAAAGCGGCCCGTCACCTCCGCCGCACCCGGCTCCTCCTCGGCGTCCGTAAGTAG
- a CDS encoding DUF3800 domain-containing protein yields the protein MRNFFAFIDEYGNNSFDFSTQGTHFIISAILVEESDKSKIEEEIEIIRKKYFQTGEIKSSKVANNDKRRITILSDMVKSNFKVYAISVDKRKLTGQGFGYKKSFYKFLNGLIYNELYKTFPDLKITVDEHGSNDFMRGFKKYVIEYHMPDLFSGSDFFFSGSPDNVLIQLADFVSGTLGRCFDETKLSDNSKTFLEILKHNLISIRSFPDEANPLAYLPDQSDTSYDPVIANYSINLANIFIDKKNGKLSTQEIDQVNCVKLLLLYFRAFGYNKYISAREIINHLNNFRNEPMQDQYFRTSVVAKLRDGGIIIASNSSGQRKGYKLPSCAEDLYNFINHGNSMIIPMLNRIKKCRDGIKLVTNNELDILDKPEYEMLKELILIFK from the coding sequence ATGAGAAATTTCTTTGCTTTTATCGATGAATATGGTAATAACTCTTTTGATTTCTCAACACAAGGCACTCACTTCATTATATCTGCGATACTTGTTGAAGAGAGCGATAAAAGCAAAATAGAAGAAGAAATAGAAATTATTCGTAAAAAATATTTTCAAACTGGAGAAATAAAATCAAGCAAAGTTGCTAACAATGACAAAAGGCGCATTACTATCTTGTCGGATATGGTTAAAAGTAATTTTAAGGTATACGCAATATCAGTAGACAAAAGAAAATTAACTGGACAGGGGTTTGGATACAAAAAATCTTTTTACAAATTTTTGAATGGGCTAATTTACAACGAATTATATAAAACTTTTCCAGATTTAAAAATTACAGTCGATGAACATGGCAGTAATGATTTTATGAGAGGATTTAAAAAATATGTCATAGAATATCATATGCCTGATCTGTTCTCCGGCTCTGACTTCTTTTTTTCGGGCAGTCCAGACAATGTCTTAATACAATTAGCTGATTTTGTATCAGGGACCTTAGGTAGATGTTTCGACGAGACCAAACTATCAGATAACTCTAAAACCTTCTTAGAAATTCTTAAGCATAATCTCATTTCAATAAGGTCATTTCCTGACGAAGCGAATCCTTTAGCCTATTTACCTGATCAAAGTGACACGTCGTATGATCCAGTCATAGCTAACTATTCTATAAATTTGGCCAACATCTTCATAGACAAAAAGAATGGAAAATTGAGTACACAAGAAATAGATCAAGTAAACTGTGTCAAATTATTACTACTTTACTTCAGAGCCTTTGGCTACAACAAGTACATCTCTGCAAGAGAAATAATTAACCATCTTAATAATTTTCGTAACGAGCCAATGCAAGATCAATACTTTAGAACAAGCGTTGTGGCGAAACTTCGTGATGGTGGTATTATTATAGCTAGTAATAGTTCAGGGCAAAGAAAAGGATACAAGCTCCCAAGTTGTGCAGAAGACTTGTATAATTTTATTAATCATGGAAATAGCATGATAATACCTATGTTAAATCGCATCAAAAAATGCAGAGATGGAATAAAATTAGTTACTAACAATGAACTCGATATTTTAGATAAGCCTGAATACGAAATGCTCAAAGAGCTTATTCTTATTTTCAAATAA